A region of uncultured Anaeromusa sp. DNA encodes the following proteins:
- a CDS encoding MBL fold metallo-hydrolase, which produces MDIKVLASSSRANAYRISDGKTALLLDAGLSYKELQRALGFKTTELTAVLVTHEHKDHSRAVADLAKAGIDCYMSAGTKEALGLSGHRIHELWPRVQTQIGTWTVLPFETQHDAAEPLGYLLASGKEKLLFATDTYYIRYKFNELTHIMVECNYAADILQENVESERIPAALKQRLLQSHFSLANVKEFLRANDLSKVEEIHLLHLSDGNSDEARFKREIQELTGRVVMVAGK; this is translated from the coding sequence ATGGACATTAAGGTCCTAGCATCCAGCAGCCGCGCCAATGCCTACCGTATAAGCGATGGGAAAACGGCCTTGCTGCTGGATGCGGGGCTATCTTACAAAGAGTTGCAGCGAGCCCTTGGATTTAAAACCACCGAACTAACTGCAGTGCTTGTTACGCACGAGCATAAAGACCATTCTAGGGCCGTTGCCGATCTTGCCAAGGCAGGAATTGATTGCTATATGAGCGCTGGGACAAAAGAGGCACTTGGCCTTTCAGGTCACAGAATACATGAGCTGTGGCCCAGGGTGCAAACGCAGATCGGGACATGGACGGTACTCCCATTTGAGACGCAGCACGATGCCGCGGAGCCGCTAGGCTATCTACTGGCAAGCGGCAAAGAAAAACTGCTCTTTGCAACCGACACGTATTATATCCGGTACAAATTCAACGAACTTACCCACATCATGGTCGAGTGCAATTATGCAGCTGACATTTTGCAAGAAAATGTGGAGTCCGAGAGGATCCCTGCGGCATTAAAGCAGCGATTACTTCAGTCGCATTTTAGCTTGGCTAACGTCAAAGAATTCCTCAGGGCGAACGATTTAAGCAAGGTTGAAGAAATCCATCTATTACACCTTTCGGACGGCAACAGCGACGAAGCAAGGTTTAAGCGTGAGATTCAGGAGCTAACCGGCAGAGTCGTTATGGTAGCCGGAAAGTGA
- a CDS encoding helix-turn-helix transcriptional regulator, whose protein sequence is MKQGFANQTESFRNPYRESRDRAGMSQEAAADALHISTRTLWSYESANRPTDETVISMAELYQDPYLEYEHLRLSPIGRRLLPEIDRGGVSRAVICYQAGINILRSHEPDMIQVAYDDRIDVHEVPIWRKVQRGAWMCVGSLISLALQPIEKVASVAAPATSREKQYHR, encoded by the coding sequence ATGAAGCAAGGATTCGCGAATCAGACTGAAAGTTTCCGTAATCCCTATCGTGAGAGCCGTGATCGGGCGGGAATGAGCCAGGAAGCAGCGGCAGATGCCTTGCATATATCGACTAGGACGCTTTGGAGCTATGAATCGGCCAATAGGCCAACAGATGAAACGGTCATAAGCATGGCGGAATTGTACCAGGACCCGTATTTGGAATACGAACACCTGAGGTTGAGCCCGATTGGGCGCAGGCTGCTGCCAGAGATCGACCGTGGTGGAGTGTCTAGAGCAGTCATTTGTTACCAGGCCGGTATTAATATTCTTCGTAGCCACGAGCCGGACATGATCCAAGTTGCTTATGATGATCGCATTGACGTTCACGAGGTGCCTATTTGGCGCAAGGTTCAAAGAGGAGCGTGGATGTGTGTTGGCTCACTGATTTCACTGGCCTTACAGCCAATAGAAAAAGTCGCCAGCGTTGCAGCGCCAGCGACTTCACGAGAAAAACAATATCACCGATAG
- a CDS encoding helix-turn-helix transcriptional regulator, with protein sequence MLLMQKRKEAGLKRKDLVKLLGISYSMIEKVEKGRRTASPGLAKKWGDLIGVSERELYRYFFTQQTDKKSGDTTPNSAA encoded by the coding sequence ATGCTACTAATGCAAAAGAGAAAAGAAGCTGGGCTTAAGCGCAAAGACCTTGTAAAACTGCTGGGAATCAGCTACTCCATGATCGAGAAAGTCGAGAAGGGAAGGCGGACCGCATCGCCCGGGTTAGCTAAAAAATGGGGAGACCTTATCGGGGTTAGCGAACGGGAGTTGTATAGATATTTTTTTACCCAACAAACGGACAAAAAGTCCGGTGACACAACCCCAAACTCGGCAGCGTAG
- a CDS encoding helix-turn-helix transcriptional regulator, with product MASLATRLRELRTKKDIGQKEVGAFLGVSDSSIRKYESGERTPDPDSLTKLAQYFAVTTDYLLGVSDDPRPHNPSTGKEASARETRQLEQLLEMDGLTFKGAPLSEDDRNKIKAALEIAFWDAKEKNKKK from the coding sequence ATGGCATCTTTAGCTACAAGGTTGAGAGAACTGCGCACAAAGAAAGACATTGGTCAAAAAGAAGTTGGTGCTTTTCTTGGCGTCAGTGATTCTTCAATCAGAAAATATGAATCAGGCGAGCGCACCCCAGATCCAGACTCGCTCACAAAACTTGCCCAATACTTCGCCGTTACAACAGACTACCTGCTGGGCGTATCCGACGATCCGCGCCCCCACAACCCTTCGACCGGCAAAGAAGCCTCGGCTCGCGAAACACGCCAGCTTGAACAGCTACTCGAAATGGATGGCCTTACTTTCAAAGGCGCCCCACTTTCCGAAGATGACCGAAATAAGATCAAAGCAGCCCTGGAAATTGCTTTCTGGGACGCCAAGGAAAAGAATAAGAAAAAATGA
- a CDS encoding ImmA/IrrE family metallo-endopeptidase, which produces MNIPLRIRNLIRKHDTNDPYIIAKELGITVLVLELPERTYGLFKRVLGRKYVLVNDSLPEGIQRFIVAHELGHYLMHPGYSYYRMEHRGYYASTRKEEEADKFALLLLKG; this is translated from the coding sequence GTGAATATTCCTCTTCGTATTAGAAATTTAATTAGGAAACACGATACAAACGATCCATACATAATCGCGAAAGAACTGGGAATTACAGTGCTTGTCTTGGAGCTGCCAGAGCGCACCTACGGCCTGTTTAAGCGCGTGCTGGGAAGAAAGTACGTCCTGGTTAATGATAGCCTCCCGGAAGGCATTCAGCGCTTTATTGTGGCCCATGAGTTGGGACATTACCTCATGCACCCCGGGTACAGTTACTATCGCATGGAACATCGCGGGTATTATGCGTCGACTCGGAAAGAGGAAGAGGCTGATAAGTTTGCTCTGTTGCTGCTTAAAGGGTAA
- a CDS encoding TerB N-terminal domain-containing protein, with translation MENSLVIRDNILDNITKQIPSEIVSLLWFKNGPLANLINEQIEDSATVINGIKVTFQSRGQEEPSLIDFLLPVTSSEIDKEESNSLSYYPSYASMSPGQRKTYLNWLCNIDSPINISYVFVFYYGLERHLYLGDYQNAIRIITRLIKNHTNKSFCGYATNALIGSCIFRKDYHALDNMLEDDLFYSQINKNSPAFLLYKYYKNDSITIDEVISLAKFVGFTNTRYLKDEYNLFFEELEKQVCKKYPGKLIPISDFSLANCPSISVALAANTSLEKIRYREIPDIRGNTMFKSLLNALLAEAHESVKAIKKLQRKKGV, from the coding sequence ATGGAAAATTCATTAGTTATTCGCGACAACATTCTAGACAACATAACGAAACAAATACCATCTGAAATTGTTTCTCTTTTGTGGTTTAAAAACGGCCCCTTGGCAAACCTTATAAACGAGCAGATCGAAGATAGCGCTACTGTTATCAATGGAATTAAAGTTACTTTTCAGTCCCGTGGGCAAGAAGAACCAAGCTTAATTGATTTTTTGCTCCCCGTAACTTCGAGTGAGATCGACAAAGAAGAATCAAACTCACTATCTTATTATCCTTCGTATGCCTCAATGTCTCCCGGTCAAAGGAAGACATATCTGAATTGGCTTTGCAACATAGATAGTCCAATTAACATTAGCTATGTCTTTGTTTTTTATTATGGCTTAGAGAGACACCTCTATTTAGGAGATTATCAAAATGCAATTCGTATTATAACCAGGCTTATAAAGAATCATACTAATAAGTCTTTCTGCGGTTACGCAACAAATGCTCTAATCGGTTCATGTATATTTCGCAAAGATTATCATGCTCTAGATAATATGCTCGAAGACGACCTATTCTATTCACAAATAAACAAGAATTCACCAGCCTTTCTACTGTATAAATATTATAAAAATGACTCTATAACTATTGACGAAGTCATATCTCTGGCTAAATTTGTTGGATTTACAAATACACGATATTTAAAAGATGAATATAATTTGTTTTTCGAGGAACTAGAAAAACAAGTTTGCAAGAAATATCCCGGCAAACTAATTCCAATAAGCGACTTTTCGCTTGCCAATTGCCCTTCTATATCTGTTGCTTTAGCAGCAAATACGTCATTGGAAAAAATTAGATATAGAGAAATACCGGACATCAGGGGAAACACAATGTTTAAATCTCTCTTAAACGCTCTTCTTGCCGAAGCACATGAATCCGTAAAAGCAATAAAAAAACTACAGAGGAAGAAGGGTGTTTAG
- a CDS encoding Ada metal-binding domain-containing protein, translated as MASSVALGSDYIGNSNSYKFHYASCRWVQKMSDNHKVYFESRDEAIDAGYVPCKVCRP; from the coding sequence ATGGCCAGCTCCGTAGCTCTTGGGTCCGACTACATAGGCAATAGCAACAGTTATAAGTTCCACTATGCCAGCTGCCGTTGGGTCCAGAAAATGAGCGACAACCACAAGGTTTATTTTGAGAGCCGGGATGAGGCGATCGACGCTGGATATGTGCCGTGCAAGGTTTGTAGGCCGTAG
- a CDS encoding nucleoid-associated protein yields MLDVSLMTLDKIIVHGVPNARLEDAPSFSDEPLTLEQNALNALSSRIVDVVGQGSHCVEMQLTDHTEASVAKQVSSIMNDFHTDNDSVLIQKSMSVAQKLYTTQSNPNIPSGLLLCLTGRAGATQEKFVALIKAEKQSGFQVSSLNNVRFISDLFLTEAQRLYKIGFFVSHATSELTTTADLQVHVFDKNATSTGTIGLAAYFSCQFLGCAPLENSARQTEKFYLSTKDFITQNNSLVDEEKFDLINALHVYLKNDQSTIINTQSFATSYFQNPEIRQQYISRLASEDFPSTAITKDTSKISRKLNIRKMRFNSGVKITFPSDSPQSNNDLLRIEGYNKDTDYTTACIKGRIESQ; encoded by the coding sequence ATGTTAGACGTATCTCTGATGACACTCGATAAAATAATTGTCCACGGTGTTCCTAATGCAAGACTAGAGGACGCACCATCTTTTAGTGATGAACCTTTAACCCTTGAACAGAATGCTCTTAATGCATTATCATCAAGAATCGTCGACGTAGTTGGTCAAGGCTCTCATTGCGTTGAAATGCAGCTAACGGACCATACAGAAGCCTCTGTAGCCAAACAAGTGTCTTCTATTATGAATGATTTTCATACAGACAACGATTCTGTTTTAATTCAAAAATCCATGTCAGTGGCGCAGAAGCTTTATACTACACAATCTAATCCAAACATCCCCTCTGGTTTACTATTATGCTTAACGGGAAGGGCTGGAGCAACGCAAGAAAAGTTTGTTGCACTAATTAAAGCAGAAAAGCAGAGCGGTTTTCAAGTTTCATCATTAAATAACGTACGCTTTATATCTGATCTTTTTCTTACTGAAGCTCAACGGCTTTATAAAATTGGTTTTTTTGTCAGCCACGCAACCTCAGAATTAACAACAACAGCAGATCTACAAGTTCATGTTTTTGATAAAAACGCTACAAGTACGGGAACTATAGGTCTAGCTGCTTATTTTTCTTGCCAGTTTCTTGGATGTGCTCCACTTGAAAATTCGGCGCGACAAACGGAAAAATTTTATTTGTCCACAAAAGACTTTATCACACAAAACAATTCTTTAGTCGATGAGGAAAAATTTGATCTAATTAATGCCCTGCACGTTTACTTAAAGAATGATCAATCAACGATAATTAACACTCAATCTTTCGCTACAAGTTATTTCCAAAATCCCGAAATACGCCAACAATATATTTCTAGACTTGCCTCTGAAGACTTTCCATCGACAGCAATAACGAAAGATACGTCAAAAATTAGTAGAAAGTTAAATATAAGAAAAATGCGTTTCAACAGTGGGGTGAAAATTACTTTTCCTTCTGATTCCCCTCAATCGAATAATGACTTGCTTCGCATAGAAGGCTATAATAAAGACACTGACTACACCACTGCTTGCATTAAAGGGCGAATTGAAAGCCAATAA